The following proteins are encoded in a genomic region of Bernardetia sp. MNP-M8:
- a CDS encoding peptidase M61 has translation MNIFSFSSKFIFLLCVFGFSAQSTFAQQGTTFDVQLYDPLEIVYSYQLDLTKVKNDKVPVELLITNLDKFRPAVEPTDPPKEDSISFFMPKIVPGTYHIYDFGRFLSDFKVFDKEGNEIGFTHPNENEWRFPAKNIYKITYLVDDTFDSQEKNKVFEPGGTDIEDEVFVINTHGCFGYLEGLKRNSFLIDVIKPEKFYGSTPLVSINSTKKNDLYLVSDYHLLADSPMLYSVPDTVTFEVGGAEILVSVFHEKGTVKAKEVAKEVQKSLEAQKNYLGGTLPIKKYAFLIYIFDGFSNSGSYGALEHSYSSLYFLPNMPASRLANTVVEIAAHEFFHILTPLSIHSEQIHYFDFINPEMSKHLWLYEGVTEYFANHVLLQQGLIPLEEFLGKMRDKVSEANNKYSDVPFTEMSLGCLDEHADQYGNVYEKGALIGWMLDVRLRELSDGKYGLMNLMQDLSKKYGTDKPFEDDKLFDVIAEITYPEIRTFFADYVEGSKELPYTKYLKTIGINTTGEGTEEVFNFGNIGLVVDPQTKEVSVLSLEGANKFGEMFKEGDVILEVNSQKVDATNFLTLISEASYKEDEVMKILVNRKKGKKNKMKKCLLKSKPVFVEQEQDFGFEEAQDKNEKQIQLLKAWEKWEL, from the coding sequence ATGAATATTTTTTCATTTAGTTCTAAATTTATCTTTTTACTTTGTGTATTTGGCTTTTCTGCTCAGTCCACCTTTGCACAGCAAGGAACAACATTCGATGTTCAACTCTACGATCCTTTAGAAATAGTATATTCGTACCAACTTGACCTCACAAAAGTAAAAAATGACAAAGTTCCTGTCGAACTTTTAATTACAAACTTAGATAAGTTCCGACCTGCTGTCGAACCTACAGACCCTCCAAAAGAAGATTCTATTTCTTTTTTTATGCCCAAAATTGTTCCTGGGACATATCATATTTATGATTTTGGACGATTTTTGAGTGATTTTAAAGTATTTGATAAAGAAGGCAATGAAATCGGTTTTACTCATCCTAATGAAAACGAATGGCGTTTTCCTGCTAAAAACATCTATAAAATTACGTATTTAGTAGATGATACTTTTGACTCACAAGAAAAAAATAAAGTATTCGAACCAGGGGGAACAGATATTGAAGATGAGGTTTTTGTAATCAATACACACGGTTGTTTTGGTTATTTGGAAGGATTAAAACGCAACTCATTTTTGATAGATGTTATCAAACCTGAAAAATTTTATGGCTCTACACCTTTAGTATCTATCAACTCTACAAAGAAAAATGACCTTTATTTAGTTTCAGATTATCATCTTTTGGCAGATTCTCCGATGTTATATTCTGTTCCTGATACAGTTACTTTTGAGGTAGGAGGAGCTGAAATTTTGGTTTCTGTTTTTCACGAAAAGGGAACAGTAAAGGCAAAAGAAGTAGCTAAAGAAGTTCAGAAATCATTAGAAGCACAAAAAAATTATTTAGGTGGAACATTGCCTATCAAAAAATATGCGTTCTTAATTTATATTTTTGATGGTTTTAGTAATTCGGGTTCGTATGGAGCATTAGAACATTCTTATTCTTCTCTTTATTTCTTGCCTAATATGCCAGCTTCTCGTCTTGCAAACACAGTTGTAGAAATTGCAGCTCACGAATTTTTTCATATTCTGACTCCTCTTTCTATTCACTCAGAACAAATTCATTATTTTGATTTTATCAATCCTGAAATGTCAAAACATTTATGGCTTTACGAAGGAGTTACTGAATATTTTGCAAACCATGTTTTGTTACAACAAGGACTTATTCCTTTAGAAGAATTTTTGGGTAAGATGCGTGATAAAGTAAGTGAAGCGAATAATAAATATTCTGATGTTCCTTTTACAGAAATGAGTTTGGGCTGCTTAGATGAACATGCTGACCAATATGGAAATGTCTATGAAAAAGGTGCTTTAATTGGCTGGATGTTAGATGTTCGATTGAGAGAATTATCTGATGGAAAATACGGTTTGATGAACTTAATGCAAGATTTATCTAAAAAATATGGAACAGACAAACCTTTTGAAGATGACAAACTTTTTGATGTAATTGCTGAGATTACTTATCCTGAAATTCGCACTTTTTTTGCTGATTATGTAGAGGGAAGCAAAGAATTACCTTACACTAAATATCTAAAAACTATTGGAATCAATACGACTGGTGAAGGAACAGAAGAAGTATTTAACTTTGGAAACATTGGTTTAGTTGTCGATCCACAAACCAAAGAAGTAAGTGTTCTTAGTTTAGAAGGAGCAAATAAGTTTGGAGAAATGTTTAAAGAAGGAGATGTCATTTTGGAAGTAAATAGCCAAAAAGTAGATGCTACTAATTTCTTAACTTTGATTTCAGAAGCAAGTTACAAAGAAGACGAGGTAATGAAGATTTTGGTAAATAGAAAGAAAGGCAAGAAAAATAAAATGAAAAAATGTCTTTTAAAATCTAAACCTGTATTTGTAGAACAAGAACAAGATTTTGGTTTTGAAGAAGCTCAAGACAAAAACGAAAAACAAATCCAACTCTTGAAGGCTTGGGAAAAATGGGAATTATAA
- a CDS encoding DUF2809 domain-containing protein — protein MTRNRKIYFLSIVLTITIGLVSRTEFISSFITDYFGDYLYAVLFFLIFGFLFIKAQSYKIFILTLLFCCGIEFLQLYQADWINFIRSYKASRLILGNNFQWNDIISYTFGAMTGYILEIQFYSKNHK, from the coding sequence ATGACAAGAAACCGAAAAATTTATTTCTTATCAATTGTCCTTACTATTACAATTGGCTTGGTTTCCAGAACTGAATTTATTTCTAGTTTTATAACTGACTATTTTGGAGATTATCTTTATGCTGTTTTATTTTTCTTGATTTTTGGATTTCTATTTATAAAAGCTCAATCTTACAAAATTTTTATACTTACTCTTTTGTTTTGTTGTGGCATCGAATTTCTACAACTCTATCAAGCAGATTGGATTAATTTTATTAGAAGTTATAAAGCGAGTAGATTGATTTTAGGAAATAATTTTCAATGGAATGATATAATCAGTTATACATTTGGAGCAATGACAGGTTACATTTTGGAAATACAGTTTTATTCTAAAAATCATAAATAA
- a CDS encoding hotdog fold thioesterase — protein MSIKIKPVEQINEGQKNTMVSFLGIEITDVTETSISGKMPIDERHIQIMGVLHGGGSVVLAETLGSIAANMSVDTEKYACMGLEINANHIRPVPKGKWVYGTAIALHVGKKTHVWEIKMTNEEGKLTCISRITMAVVERFH, from the coding sequence ATGAGTATCAAAATAAAACCAGTAGAACAAATCAATGAAGGACAAAAAAATACAATGGTTAGTTTTTTAGGCATTGAAATTACAGATGTTACAGAAACATCAATCAGTGGAAAAATGCCTATTGATGAGCGTCATATACAAATTATGGGAGTGTTACATGGTGGAGGTTCTGTTGTTCTTGCCGAAACCTTGGGAAGTATTGCTGCCAATATGAGCGTTGATACAGAAAAATATGCTTGTATGGGATTAGAAATAAATGCAAATCATATCCGACCTGTTCCAAAGGGAAAATGGGTATATGGAACAGCAATAGCCTTGCATGTAGGGAAAAAAACACACGTTTGGGAAATCAAAATGACTAATGAAGAAGGCAAACTGACTTGTATCAGTAGAATAACCATGGCTGTTGTTGAGCGTTTTCATTAA
- a CDS encoding amidophosphoribosyltransferase, with the protein MSESLKHECGVAFLRLRKPLGYYIEKYGTPAYPVNKMFLLMEKQHNRGQDGAGLASIKIDMKKGHQYIDRLRSIEEQPINHIFSKVGKKFTKAQKEGKKYYNAKWVKENIPFAGELFIGHLRYATYGANDVRFCHPLLRSSNWRSRNLLLAGNFNMTNAEELFNHLAQLGQFPQEQGDTITALEKIGHFLDRENQHYYAQYQQEERAKLAFDVSLNGKNDNQNYETHEQNQTLTNEEIIEKVEKNIDWKKILERSCNDFDGGYVMVGMAGHGDAFVARDPASIRPAYYYINDEIIVAASEKPAIKTAFNCEYSEIQELEGGHALVVDKEANYEIIKFQEPLPKKSCSFERIYFSRGTDPEIYNERKMLGRQLHHQVLEAIDYDLENSIFSYIPNTAETAFLGLVKGVEKHLIAQREKTLNTDESLSQQELVKIMSFRPRVEKLVIKDSKMRTFITGDAQRDDMVAHVYDTTYEIVRKGIDTLVVIDDSIVRGTTLEKSILTMLDKLEPKKIVIVSSAPQIRFPDCYGIDMSRQHEFVVFRALLALLEQHHLKYMLDDVYEKCLKSKKLPLEKVVNHVKELYDMFEYEQVSDKVAEIISKNIKAEVKVVYQTVENLHKACPNHSGDWYFTGNYPTQGGNRVANQAFINFMEGKKTRAY; encoded by the coding sequence ATGAGCGAATCTCTCAAACATGAATGTGGAGTAGCATTCTTACGCCTTCGAAAACCACTTGGATATTATATAGAAAAATATGGAACACCTGCTTACCCAGTCAATAAAATGTTTTTATTGATGGAAAAACAACACAACCGAGGACAAGACGGTGCAGGACTAGCGAGCATCAAAATTGATATGAAAAAAGGTCATCAGTATATTGATAGACTTCGTTCGATAGAAGAACAACCCATTAATCATATCTTTAGTAAAGTAGGTAAAAAATTTACTAAGGCTCAAAAAGAAGGTAAAAAATATTACAATGCTAAATGGGTAAAAGAAAATATTCCCTTTGCAGGTGAGTTATTTATAGGTCATTTGCGTTATGCAACTTATGGCGCAAATGATGTTCGTTTTTGTCACCCTCTTTTGAGAAGTAGCAACTGGAGAAGCCGAAATCTACTTTTAGCAGGAAATTTTAATATGACAAATGCCGAAGAATTATTTAATCATTTGGCACAATTAGGACAATTTCCACAAGAACAAGGTGATACAATAACAGCCTTAGAAAAAATTGGGCATTTTTTGGATAGAGAAAATCAACATTATTATGCTCAATATCAGCAAGAAGAAAGAGCAAAATTAGCTTTTGATGTAAGTCTGAATGGAAAAAATGATAACCAAAACTATGAAACTCATGAGCAAAATCAAACGCTTACAAATGAAGAAATCATAGAAAAAGTAGAAAAAAATATTGATTGGAAAAAAATATTAGAGCGTTCTTGCAACGATTTTGATGGTGGATATGTCATGGTAGGGATGGCAGGTCATGGAGATGCTTTTGTGGCTCGTGACCCTGCAAGTATTCGTCCAGCCTATTATTATATCAATGATGAGATTATTGTAGCTGCTTCTGAAAAACCTGCAATCAAAACAGCTTTTAATTGTGAGTATTCGGAAATACAAGAGCTTGAAGGAGGTCATGCATTGGTTGTAGACAAAGAAGCAAATTATGAAATAATCAAGTTTCAAGAACCACTACCGAAAAAGTCGTGTAGTTTTGAAAGAATTTATTTTTCAAGAGGAACAGATCCAGAGATTTATAACGAACGAAAAATGTTAGGTCGTCAGTTGCATCATCAAGTTTTGGAAGCAATTGATTACGATTTAGAAAATTCTATTTTTTCTTATATTCCTAATACTGCCGAAACTGCGTTTTTGGGTTTGGTAAAAGGAGTAGAAAAACATTTGATAGCACAGCGAGAAAAAACATTAAATACTGATGAATCTTTGTCACAGCAAGAATTAGTGAAAATTATGTCCTTCCGTCCTAGAGTTGAAAAACTGGTAATTAAAGATTCTAAAATGCGAACTTTCATTACTGGAGATGCTCAACGAGATGATATGGTAGCACATGTTTATGATACCACTTATGAGATTGTCAGAAAAGGAATCGATACACTTGTTGTCATCGATGATTCGATTGTTAGAGGAACAACATTAGAAAAAAGTATCTTGACAATGTTGGATAAATTAGAACCTAAGAAAATTGTTATTGTTTCTTCTGCTCCTCAAATTCGTTTTCCTGACTGTTATGGAATTGATATGTCTAGGCAACACGAATTTGTTGTTTTTCGTGCATTATTGGCTCTCTTGGAACAACATCATTTGAAATATATGCTTGACGATGTTTATGAAAAATGTTTGAAATCAAAGAAATTACCTTTAGAAAAAGTAGTTAATCATGTCAAAGAATTATATGATATGTTTGAGTACGAACAAGTTTCAGATAAGGTAGCCGAAATTATTTCAAAGAATATCAAAGCAGAAGTAAAAGTAGTTTATCAAACAGTAGAAAATTTACATAAAGCCTGTCCAAATCATTCTGGAGATTGGTATTTTACAGGAAATTATCCTACACAAGGAGGAAATAGAGTAGCTAATCAAGCCTTTATTAACTTCATGGAAGGAAAGAAAACAAGAGCTTATTAA
- a CDS encoding ChaN family lipoprotein, which translates to MKKYAFLFLVVLFFMAFQTDKPAYQIFDKEGKKSSYKAILEKAQEVDIVLFGESHNNPIVHWLQIELTKNLYKNLSENQSESKSKNKSKNNLLLGAEMFEADNQTILDEYLNDIITEKNFEAEARLWNNYKTDYKPLVEFAKGNNLVFVATNIPRRYASLVSKKGLASLDSLSEDAKRFMMPLPVEVDLKLPAYANMLKMMGVHSTDDGKVNESFANFAYAQAVKDATMAYRINEYYKREAKNIENTNSVFLHFNGSYHSDNYESIVYYLKKYNPSLKIMTITAADQKELDSLEKTGVADFAIVTPLSMTKTY; encoded by the coding sequence ATGAAAAAATACGCTTTTTTATTTTTAGTAGTATTATTTTTTATGGCTTTCCAAACTGATAAACCAGCCTATCAAATTTTTGATAAGGAAGGAAAAAAATCTTCTTATAAAGCTATTTTAGAAAAAGCACAAGAAGTTGATATTGTTCTTTTTGGAGAAAGCCATAATAATCCTATTGTTCACTGGCTACAAATTGAATTAACAAAGAATTTATATAAAAATCTATCTGAAAATCAAAGTGAGTCAAAAAGTAAAAATAAATCTAAAAATAATTTACTTTTAGGTGCAGAAATGTTTGAAGCTGATAATCAAACTATTTTAGATGAATATCTAAATGACATTATTACAGAAAAAAACTTTGAAGCTGAAGCTAGATTATGGAATAATTATAAAACAGATTATAAGCCTTTGGTAGAATTTGCAAAAGGAAATAATCTTGTTTTTGTGGCTACAAATATTCCTCGTCGGTATGCTTCTTTGGTTTCTAAGAAGGGTTTGGCTAGTTTGGATTCTCTTTCTGAAGATGCAAAACGCTTTATGATGCCTTTGCCTGTTGAAGTGGATTTGAAATTACCTGCTTACGCAAATATGCTCAAAATGATGGGAGTTCATTCGACTGATGATGGAAAAGTAAACGAAAGTTTTGCAAATTTTGCCTATGCACAAGCCGTAAAAGATGCAACAATGGCATATCGTATTAACGAATATTATAAAAGAGAAGCTAAAAATATAGAAAATACAAATTCTGTTTTTCTACATTTTAATGGTTCTTATCATTCTGATAATTATGAAAGTATTGTTTATTATCTCAAAAAATACAATCCAAGTTTGAAAATAATGACCATTACGGCAGCCGACCAAAAAGAATTGGATTCTTTAGAAAAAACAGGAGTAGCTGATTTTGCGATTGTTACGCCTCTTTCTATGACTAAGACGTATTAG
- a CDS encoding trypsin-like peptidase domain-containing protein translates to MYQTIEIYKEVVIQIATPKGSGTGFYLRNHNIIVTNYHVVEGCSEVSISGKNVPKQLADVCFTDTRLDLAFLIAPNLDMPTIEYSQESLRDGEQIVAIGHPYGLKYTTTQGIISKAKRLHNGINYIQVDAAINPGNSGGPLVDSLGKVIGVNTFIHREGTDLGFALPSNYLEETLNDFENFGREKAVRCGSCTNVILLPKIQNSYCPSCGSKLIDFTKELFTPVGIAHLIEELITKLGKNAILARAGANRWEMVEGSATIHLSYNPESGYIFGDAFLCNLPKDNIGDTYSFLLEQNHSLKGLRFSVNGQDIILSFSIFGQYLKLQTAVDLVKNLLEKADYFDNVLVNEYGATWRRQEEW, encoded by the coding sequence ATGTATCAAACTATTGAAATTTATAAAGAAGTAGTCATTCAGATTGCTACACCAAAAGGCTCTGGAACAGGTTTTTACCTTAGAAATCATAATATTATTGTTACCAACTACCACGTTGTAGAAGGTTGTTCAGAGGTTTCTATTAGTGGAAAAAATGTTCCTAAACAGCTTGCAGATGTTTGTTTTACAGATACTCGTCTGGATTTAGCTTTTTTGATTGCCCCTAACTTGGATATGCCTACTATTGAGTATTCACAAGAGAGTCTTAGAGATGGCGAACAAATTGTAGCTATCGGACATCCTTATGGTCTTAAATATACAACTACTCAAGGCATAATTTCAAAGGCAAAACGCTTACACAATGGCATAAATTATATTCAAGTAGATGCAGCCATCAACCCCGGAAATAGTGGAGGCCCTTTAGTAGATAGTTTGGGTAAAGTAATTGGTGTAAACACATTTATTCATAGAGAAGGAACTGATTTAGGTTTTGCACTGCCTTCCAACTATTTAGAGGAAACTTTAAACGATTTTGAGAATTTTGGTAGAGAAAAAGCTGTTCGTTGTGGTTCTTGTACAAATGTTATTTTGCTTCCTAAAATTCAAAATTCCTACTGTCCTTCTTGTGGCTCAAAACTTATTGATTTTACAAAAGAACTTTTTACGCCTGTCGGAATTGCTCATTTGATAGAAGAATTAATTACAAAACTGGGTAAAAATGCGATTTTGGCTCGTGCTGGTGCAAATCGTTGGGAAATGGTAGAGGGAAGTGCCACAATTCATCTTTCTTACAACCCCGAAAGTGGATATATTTTTGGCGATGCTTTTTTGTGTAACCTTCCAAAAGATAATATTGGCGACACCTATTCTTTTCTATTAGAGCAAAATCATTCTTTAAAAGGTCTTCGTTTTAGTGTAAACGGACAAGATATAATTCTTTCTTTTTCAATTTTTGGACAATACCTTAAACTACAAACTGCTGTAGATTTGGTAAAAAACCTCTTAGAAAAAGCTGATTATTTTGATAATGTTTTAGTAAATGAATATGGTGCAACTTGGAGAAGACAAGAAGAGTGGTAG